The sequence ttacctaattaattaaatactactattattgacttatttaatgctaccgttattaattaatagtagtatttaattaattaggtgaacacgtggcaagtttttattggtggagtatagagtggagcaggaaaagtgggatagaagatttggactcgtaACAACTATTTAAGAGCAATTACAAGCTACAAATTATGTACAAAGCTCATTAGTAATCTGTACGAAATGCACAATGACTGTCGTTACTTTGTGTGATATGTGTCTTTATAGTGGAACTCAGAAATCATTTTAGTTAGATTCAATGGTATGTATAATCAATTTCCATTTGAAGCAACTAAAGCAAGAGGCAAATTGATGAAAACAGAGAGGAATTGATGAGTTCAGACCTGTGGGCAAAGTCCTTTATTATTAAGGAAGAAGTAAGAATGATGGTTTACCAAGTATCTAAgctgaaaaattattgttataGACCCCTACGTGATTAACAATATggaaataacaaatttattgattaattacataaaataaaggTATACCAGCagattatatgtatataaaataaataaaatcaacactgaaaagtaataaaaatagtaACACAAAGAATGATCACGAAGCCAAAACCTGAGGAGAACATCTCCAAAGGAAAAAACCATTGCAGGAGCAAAGACAAtcccataataaaaaaaaatccactactAAGGATTTACAATAGTCTTACAAAACCTTTGCAAAGTGCAAGCCTCTATATAATAAGAATAGTAACACAGAAAATGATCATGAAGCCAAAACCTAAGGAGAACACCTCTAAAGGAAAAAGCATTAGGGGCAAAAACAATTCCATAGAAAATCTACTAGTAACTAATAAGGAGTTACATTAGTCAACAACTTACAAAACCTTTGCAAACCTCTATACTCTATGTAATTTATGCAAACATCCTGTTGACCTTCCTACCTCAGAAACCCTAAAACTTCTTGGTAATAGAATATGCATTTTATCAAGCACTTGGCATGGGTTTTTTTGTGATCCTAGCTAAGACATAGGGATAGTAAACAAGATCAAGAACAAGGTTGGAAGCTAAAGCATAGGCTCACTCTAATCTCTTTAAATACAGCTTAGGAGCTAGACTAAAATGGCTTCAGCACCTATGAAATCCCAAAGCCCTTTGTGTGTTTTGTAGTGTTTAGCTCAGGAGCAGTCTCTCTCTGCCTCTTCACTTACAGCTTCAGCTAAAGAAACCAGAACCCCAATACCCTTTTGTGAAAATTAGTTCAGCAAATGGCATGGAAGATTTCATTGTGGTGAAGTTGGCTATGCAAAGCTCCTAAAGAGGTAAGCTTGTATTTCTCCAAGTCTGTTGTGTAATCTCAAGCTGTGTAATAAAACTTAATTAGAAGATTACTGTAACTTGATGTTTATAGTGTGGGTGTAGGCCTAGTGTCAACCATGTAAATCTTGTGTGTGCACTGTGTATCAGTTTATGACTTCTATGTGTTTGATAATTTGTCTCTTAGATTCCATATTAGATATCTTGCTAGCTTAGTCTTGGTATTTGTTGAGTTTAACTTCCGTTACCTTTGTGTTGATAAATTCACACTTGGTTGACAATATTGAGGGAGACTTTGGTCTCACCAAGAAGTGGGTGGCTTTtcccaacaaaaacaaacttaGAACGGCTTGATCAAGTGGGCCAAAGGCATACTACAAGCGATATCTCTGAGAGTCTGGATATTGTTCATGGCTGATTGGCTCGCTCGATCAGGGCTTGCTCTCATTCGAGCGATAATCTTCAGTTTCTAAATTTCAGAGTTTTTTGTTTCACAGAATGATTAAGGAATGCAGATCCATTCCAAATACCCTGTCATGgtaaattgtcaatttaaaTACTAACACTAGCTATTCTAGGAGCTAGAGTTATAATTGATAGGCATTATCAACTGCTCTGATCCTTCATTGAATTACTTAGCAAGAAAGCAAGTGGTAACTGTGGTATGCAGAAATCGTGGGAGAAAGACCAAATTGGTGGTAActttcattttataatttttagcaTATCAAAGCAGCCATCCATAAGGCTAGGTGCACGAAGAATGGGACCACACCATGTTCATAACCAAATGCCACAGACAGCATTAGAAAGGGCTCACATGATCCTAATCTTTCATTAAATATTATTAGAATATTTCTCCATAATCTTGAATTTGTTATTAGATTTATTGATGCTGAGTAGTTTGCTTCATACATGTCACTAGGGTAACTACCATACCCTTCGCTGCTTGCTGCTTGCTGCTTGGTGATTCTTATTGCAGATTATGAGTGAGTGATGCTTGTATTTCTTCTAAAGCTCGCCATCTAGTCTCAGGTACCAGTTTTGCAGTGAACAAAACACCCAAACCCGACATGCTTGCATATAAGAAAAATGTTCCTGAAATATCATGCATAAAATATCAATCATCATGTACTACGTACAAGAATGCTTAGGAGAGTGACAGTATACATGAGAAAGAAACAGCTGCAAAGAAGCCAACAAAAATGGAGACAAGGACGCATCACCTGCTGAGCTCCATTCTACTAGAAAGTTAAATGTGTATGAAACAAGCCAGGAACAAAACCAATTGACCAAATTGCAAATGCTTCCAGCAGAACCCTTTACATTTATGGGAAATATCTGAAAGggataaagagaaaaatcatTTAACAGGAGCTACACTGTAATTGCTACAGAGTTATTAATCAAAAAAGTTCTCACCTCTGATATTATAATCCATGGTATTGCTCCAACACCCAATGAATAAGATGCCTTAAAAACCTGAATTCAGAAACCAAGTAATTCAATTATACAGATCTGAAATAGCAGGAAAAgtgaaggcaaaaaaaaaaaggatggggcgggcgggggggggggggggtgtttaaATTCATGAACCAAGTAGTTTAATGAACTTGAATGAAATCATTCCAAACTCATTACACTAATGGAAAAAGGATCAATTGTTTTTTACCTTGTCCTCATCATCCATATTCTATAGTGACAAGAAAGTATACAAATATGATAATTACAATTGCATTACCAATATGCCCGAAAGCACCAAAGTAGGAGTGGCTTCAGTCCACCAGTTAAGGCTCTGCTCGTGGAAACTTTAAGTTTATAATTAGTAATTCATCAACAATAGACACCACACTTAAGAACCAACCTGTCCCCTTAATAAAAAGATACAGATGCATTTAAATTCTATGTTAAAGAACCTGCAATAAGAATGATAGTCCTGTAAGGACGCAACCTAAGCATTCCCCGGTCGCAGAAATCTGCAAACGTTATTGCAAAGTTTAGAATCAACTCTTTCATCAACTATGTTTTAAACTTTGGACATTGTTTTGTATTCTAACCATCAATAGTGTCCGTCTTCCAAATTTTTCTATCAAGATTGATCCCAAAGCAATTGCTGGAATCTGCACAGAAAATCTGCAATATCTGATTATGCACTAAAGGGGATCACAACATTTTAGTTACACCAAAAAGATTTAGAACCACCTCAGGAATGGATACCACTATAAACCCAATAATACTTGGCACACCTGTCATAAACCCAAAATTGTATAATCAAATATCAATTCAATGCCGTTCACATTTGTCTATCATAGAAAGCATCATTGTAGTAGGCATTATTTACCAGCCAATTCAAAAATTTCGTCCATATAAAATGCAAATCCATTGAGCCCTCCAAATTGTTGCAGTACCATTAGTCCAATTCCAACCTATATCAAGTTTGAGTCATAAAAATTGATAACAAATCCATGTAGCAGAAATGGAGCAACTTTGAGATGACTCTTTAAAGCTTACAATGAGTTGATAAGCATATTTCTGCTGAAACAAATGAAGGATTTTATCTTCTGAGATCTGTTGGATGTTTTCAGTATAATCCTGTCATACAATAAAACCTTTCTTCAATTTCTTGCTTCAACTCTACATATATAGTTAATGATTCCTTTCTTAGTTAAAATGAAGTTAATGTGTTACTTTGATATCAGCAGCCTCTTCAGAAGTATTAACATTCTTTCCCCTAAGGCGTTGTAGTGCAGCTTCAAACTCTTTTTCTTGGCCAATCTTTGCCTGCAGCCATTTAGCTAAATATTTGGAGCACATTTGGTGGGAACATATTTTTAACTTCAAAAGTTTCATTGAATTTGGTGTGAACATATTATAACTCAATATGCATTAGATATAAactaactaaaaattaaaattcactgagcaacatataataatataaacaccAACAAACTCTAAAATTGCACTCACCAGCCATCTAGGGGACTCTGGAATGAAGAATAGACCAAAAAGTAGTAATAAACTTGGAATAGCTCctagggaaaaagaagaagaagatcatAACTATTATGGAACTATATTATTGGAATATAGTGTAATAGAAGGTACTAGAAGCTACCTATTAGAGCCAAGGCACGCCAGTTGACGACAGAACCAATCAGATATGCAACTGTTACACTAAACGGTATCATTGCCTGTAGAATGGACAAGAAGGAGCCACATAAGGAAAAAGTACATTTTGAAGCTAACATTATTGTAAGGATAATTTACCATGGTGACTGATGTAAATCCTCCCCTAAGATTCTTGGGTGTAATTTCTGATAGGTAAGTAGGTGCCTGTTAAGaaatagaattcaaatttcattATCTATCATATGTACCATAAGTTAGTGCAATTTAAAGTCTAAAATCTTACAACGTTTACCACATAACAAGTCAGtccaaatccaaatcccaaAGATAGTCTTCCAAGGTCGAGCAACCAAGCACCCTTTCAACAAGTACTGAACATTTAGTAAATGGGTTGAAAGCAAACAATATGATATATGATTTTAACTAacaaatataatattgttttccAAGACTCTTTTTGCCATTTTGGAAGTCCTATCTaatttttggaaatttattatattatattcaaatagaaaacatgTACTGATTATGGTTTCCTTTTTGTAGAAGTGGCAATTGCTGgtagttttacattgaaacaagAAACTCTGCTCAGAACCATAAAAGACCCAAAAGTTCCTGCATTTCTGCCTGGGCACCAGCTCTGCAGATGGAAGTGGGGGGAGAAAAGAGGAAAAGTGGGCAGGTAAAATTTGAACTTCATTTTGAATAGCTTATATTCCTTGAAGACTACATGGTGAGAGACCATAAGTCGGTGTGACGTAAGATGATAGAACCTAAATCCCTTTTGTGCCACTGCATACAAAAGAAAGCAACAAAACCtagagagggagagagtcaAGTTTGATATGCTCATGAGGTTGGAGTTTTATGAAGTATCCAGAATCAAAGAGTTTTAGGTGATGATAGTTTGGGTGGAGCCAAATCACCTCTCAAAAGGGTCAATTGTCAAGCACACGAGTGAGAAATTTGTTATGGAGTATATAGCTGTGAGTGCAACTTCTTCATAGAAAGGTGTAGGGACAACAGAGGAATAGAAGAGAGCATGAATAGTGTCGAGGATGTGACAACGCTTACGTTTGGCTCTCCAGTTCTGCTATGAGCCTGGACATAACAAGTTGTGAACAATGTCATATTGTTTAAGTGCATTTTGAAGTGCTTGTTGTTGAGACTCCAAACATGGCATGAATGGGTGCACTTGGAAAACTGGGTTTTAAtcatcttgaaaaaaaattacaataaataaataataattccAAATGAGAGATACCAGTTGATCACTTGATCTATAAGGCTCTTGGCACATGCTGTTTAATTAGAATTGCTATGAACttcaaaaaactaaatacattTTATGGATCTACGTTAGCTTCCAATGTCCAATTTTTAAGAAGCCtaggaagaaaatgaaaatcagcATTTggaatcaaacaaaaatgattaaagcaGAAGATAAACAACCTTAGCAAAATATATTGCAAGCCACCCCATTATGTAAAATATATCCAGAATCCACATAGTCTGCTTCAAAGATTAAATCAAAATTCAAGTGAATTAAGAGCTGGTCAATACACTTGGTTAAAACATATTCAACACTAATCCTACAGATAATAATTTGAACATTTAAAAACTCACATATTTACGACCAATGATATCTGCCAACTTCCCACTTATTACTGCACCTATCATTCCACCAATTGTCATTATGGAACCGAAAACTGAATACTGCAAAAGGGAAGAGTGAATGTGTAAGGAAATTAATAGAACTGACTGGAGAACTAATACACTCTACATTAATCAGATAATGCACCATTTTTTCAACAACAATCACACTCACCAAgtaccaaatttttttcatcCCATATTACAAATATTATAATCTTAATTTATATATGTGTCTCTGATTTCCAGTGTATAGATAAAGGACATCTAATCCCAATACAGCGATGGTCATACACAATCaaaattcttgagttctttccataaaaaaaaaaaaaattttattgagttccttacacttttttttttccttttttggtaactattttttgtggggtttttttttttttttttggggtaataattcaatagttgaggTGGAGAGATTTGAATTCTAGatgtttttattgaaaacacCCAGAGGTGTCAGTTGAGATATAAAATTTTTGACAAgtatattttgtgttttaagtatTAACCTTGTTATCAAACTAGAAATGGCATGTTTATTACTATGACCCAAAAGATTCATATGAAGCAAAGGATTTATATGATCAAAGTTTATTTAggcaaaataagtttttatcaagatttatttcagggataatgtaattttttcaacaactttcCTCAATTCCTCTCTTGCATTTCTGCAGTTGCATGTGTGAGTGTGTTTACAATTTATGGCAATGAACTGAATAAACTAATTACGAACCTCAGCCGTAGAAAGGCCCAAATCAGCTACAATTCCTGATTCAGCAGGTGCTGAGTACCCCACCTGCAATGTAATCACAAGGCAGAATTTCACTAATACATATATGCTGAAACTATAATACGGTTTTAACTCATTTTTCATTACTGGGAGTTGCTTGGTGATGGGACACTCTTCCACTTTAAATTTCATCTCATTTTATACTTTTAACTCCTAAATTACAAAATGCATAATCAACTCTCTAAACTAAAACCTGTTAACACTTTACCtctttctatcattttttttaattaagtctAATGGAACGTAGTATTAAAAGACTAATTTACCCTCCACTGATTATTTTGCAAGTAGGGATAAGTTagttttttaatactaaatttCGTTAAACTTAACCTCAAGACAGTAAGGGTTAAGTGTTATATTGAGTTACAACTTTAGAAAGTTAATCATGCATTTCAATAGTTTAGTGAAGTAaagtgtaaaataaaatatacttcAGAAtgaaaaaattctcaaaaactaATGCATACATCCCATGCATACTGTCCCACAACTTGTCGTGGATCCCATATAAGACCATATAAGAGATGCCATCTTAACATATACCAACATATGGATTCTCCACAGAACCACAGGCCATATGCCAAATCAATTGTACTTACCACAAATCCACCAGTAAAGGCGCTACAAGCAGTGACAAAGGCACTAAGAAGAAGAACACCGGTGACACCACTTGCAATTGCACCAGTATCATTGGATCCAACGCCATTGCTAATAATTCTGATATTACCAGGCTGTTGTGCAACAAGCAGAGACTCTGTTAGTTCCTCGTCTTCCATATGTTGCTATTTTATCAGGGACAGAGAGGaacagagagatagagattaGAGAGAAACTAATTGATACtttgtgtttgataaaaatgGTTGAAGTTAGTTGACTGACGGATCAACCTGTCATTCATTCAATAATTTTCAACTATATTTCATATCATGATCATCTTTTGCTAATTGATGGTGGGGTCTCGTTATTTGATTTGTTAAAAATGTCCTCGTTGTTAATTAAGACATGAAGTACAATTTATATGACAAGACATGGGATGTTCTTTTTAGgtattttgtaagaaattatcTTATGGTATTTGTATGCATGTGTTATAATATTTGGATAATCAACTTTAGTTATATGAgatgtcattaaaaaaagagaaattgaaaattgttagaactaatataattaaaaattattgcttGAATGAATTGACAAATATGTAATTATTTCTAGTAACTTAGgcacattatatttttttaatattcatttttttagataatataGACAAAAGACACAAGGACATGGTTTGGAAACTCGGACCGTTCAATAAACCGTAAAAGAAAAAGGTTCAAGATTTTAAAAGTTAGATTAAGGTTCAACCGAGGTTGAATCGTGatgacgtcataaataatttaataattaaataaaataaaaaatgtaataaatttacaaaaataaaaaatattgatctGAAAATATAGAGTATTTGTTCAAAAAATATAGAATAGTAAATctctttcaaatatatttttacaacttttatattttaatacttttagcccaaaaaa comes from Castanea sativa cultivar Marrone di Chiusa Pesio chromosome 3, ASM4071231v1 and encodes:
- the LOC142627206 gene encoding sugar transporter ERD6-like 5 isoform X4, with amino-acid sequence MEDEELTESLLVAQQPGNIRIISNGVGSNDTGAIASGVTGVLLLSAFVTACSAFTGGFVVGYSAPAESGIVADLGLSTAEYSVFGSIMTIGGMIGAVISGKLADIIGRKYGAWLLDLGRLSLGFGFGLTCYVAPTYLSEITPKNLRGGFTSVTMAMIPFSVTVAYLIGSVVNWRALALIGAIPSLLLLFGLFFIPESPRWLAKIGQEKEFEAALQRLRGKNVNTSEEAADIKDYTENIQQISEDKILHLFQQKYAYQLIVGIGLMVLQQFGGLNGFAFYMDEIFELAGVPSIIGFIVVSIPEIPAIALGSILIEKFGRRTLLMISATGECLGCVLTGLSFLLQSLNWWTEATPTLVLSGILVFKASYSLGVGAIPWIIISEIFPINVKGSAGSICNLVNWFCSWLVSYTFNFLVEWSSAGTFFLYASMSGLGVLFTAKLVPETRWRALEEIQASLTHNLQ
- the LOC142627206 gene encoding sugar transporter ERD6-like 5 isoform X2, which encodes MEDEELTESLLVAQQPGNIRIISNGVGSNDTGAIASGVTGVLLLSAFVTACSAFTGGFVVGYSAPAESGIVADLGLSTAEYSVFGSIMTIGGMIGAVISGKLADIIGRKYQTMWILDIFYIMGWLAIYFAKGAWLLDLGRLSLGFGFGLTCYVAPTYLSEITPKNLRGGFTSVTMAMIPFSVTVAYLIGSVVNWRALALIGAIPSLLLLFGLFFIPESPRWLAKIGQEKEFEAALQRLRGKNVNTSEEAADIKDYTENIQQISEDKILHLFQQKYAYQLIVGIGLMVLQQFGGLNGFAFYMDEIFELAGVPSIIGFIVVSIPEIPAIALGSILIEKFGRRTLLMISATGECLGCVLTGLSFLLQSLNWWTEATPTLVLSGILVFKASYSLGVGAIPWIIISEIFPINVKGSAGSICNLVNWFCSWLVSYTFNFLVEWSSAGTFFLYASMSGLGVLFTAKLVPETRWRALEEIQASLTHNLQ
- the LOC142627206 gene encoding sugar transporter ERD6-like 5 isoform X3; its protein translation is MEDEELTESLLVAQQPGNIRIISNGVGSNDTGAIASGVTGVLLLSAFVTACSAFTGGFVVGYSAPAESGIVADLGLSTAEYSVFGSIMTIGGMIGAVISGKLADIIGRKYTMWILDIFYIMGWLAIYFAKGAWLLDLGRLSLGFGFGLTCYVAPTYLSEITPKNLRGGFTSVTMAMIPFSVTVAYLIGSVVNWRALALIGAIPSLLLLFGLFFIPESPRWLAKIGQEKEFEAALQRLRGKNVNTSEEAADIKDYTENIQQISEDKILHLFQQKYAYQLIVGIGLMVLQQFGGLNGFAFYMDEIFELAGVPSIIGFIVVSIPEIPAIALGSILIEKFGRRTLLMISATGECLGCVLTGLSFLLQSLNWWTEATPTLVLSGILVFKASYSLGVGAIPWIIISEIFPINVKGSAGSICNLVNWFCSWLVSYTFNFLVEWSSAGTFFLYASMSGLGVLFTAKLVPETRWRALEEIQASLTHNLQ
- the LOC142627206 gene encoding sugar transporter ERD6-like 5 isoform X1 encodes the protein MQIIVDHSNRYKKVKIVESMEEEATTTTKLLLLKQKLDNRDQRSSSDHGGVQLSESSPTTTSFVVLISTLVAVCGSYTFGNAVGYSSPSESGIEDDLGLTSVEYSIFGSILTIGAMLGAVFSGKISDFIGRRGAMGVSEILCILGWLAIVFAKDVWWLDLGRFLVGCGIGVLSYVVPVYIAEITPKNVRVTFTSLNQLMIGCGKALTFLIGSLVNWRTLALIGIIPCIVHVLGLFFIPESPRWLAKIGQEKEFEAALQRLRGKNVNTSEEAADIKDYTENIQQISEDKILHLFQQKYAYQLIVGIGLMVLQQFGGLNGFAFYMDEIFELAGVPSIIGFIVVSIPEIPAIALGSILIEKFGRRTLLMISATGECLGCVLTGLSFLLQSLNWWTEATPTLVLSGILVFKASYSLGVGAIPWIIISEIFPINVKGSAGSICNLVNWFCSWLVSYTFNFLVEWSSAGTFFLYASMSGLGVLFTAKLVPETRWRALEEIQASLTHNLQ